From a region of the Sminthopsis crassicaudata isolate SCR6 chromosome 6, ASM4859323v1, whole genome shotgun sequence genome:
- the LOC141547367 gene encoding vomeronasal type-1 receptor 3-like, whose product MNSYKEDLKIVFLTLLLFGVLGNMFLLYLHSLKFITTHRKRYISLIIINLALAHALMIIFRGIPLIINMWGWKSFLDDMMGKILTYLIRVTRSISLCSTSFLSIFQAIIISPNSPMWTEVKTRAPKYIVPSSLLCWIFNVVIDVVVAINIHHQRNNSTEIWKIGHSSFNWHAASTIKILIWKSVIDALIMGLMICSSGYMVIVLYRHSQQVQHIHNINLSPRVSHETRATKAILTLVGSFVCFNSASSPFVIYIAYTKATGHWESFFTTILSLLYPIVSPFMLINIDTQMPRSLQVFLHLKRFCQKEFSGR is encoded by the coding sequence ATGAACTCTTATAAAGAGGATCTAAAGATTGTCTTCTTGACCCTGCTTTTGTTTGGAGTGCTGGGAAATATGTTCCTTCTTTATCTTCATAGCCTTAAATTCATCACTACTCACAGAAAAAGATACATTAGTCTGATAATCATAAACTTGGCCTTAGCTCATGCCCTGATGATTATCTTCAGAGGAATCCCCCTAATAATAAATATGTGGGGGTGGAAATCATTCTTGGATGACATGATGGGGAAAATCTTAACTTACTTAATAAGAGTGACACGGAGCATTTCCCTTTGCAGTACCAGCTTCCTGAGTATATTTCAGGCCATCATCATCAGCCCCAACAGCCCTATGTGGACAGAGGTCAAAACTAGGGCCCCCAAATATATTGTTCCCAGCTCTTTGCTTTGTTGGATTTTCAATGTTGTGATAGATGTTGTTGTAGCTATCAATATACATCATCAAAGGAACAACAGTACAGAAATATGGAAGATTGGGCATAGCTCTTTCAATTGGCATGCCGCAAGTAcaataaaaattctaatttggAAATCAGTTATTGATGCTCTGATTATGGGTCTCATGATCTGCTCAAGTGGCTACATGGTGATTGTCCTCTATAGACACAGCCAGCAAGTCCAACACATTCACAACATCAACCTTTCACCCAGAGTCTCCCATGAGACCAGAGCCACTAAAGCCATCCTGACGCTGGTAGGCAGCTTTGTCTGCTTTAACTCAGCCAGTTCCCCTTTTGTCATTTATATAGCTTATACTAAAGCAACTGGGCACTGGGAGTCATTTTTCACAACTATTCTCTCCCTGCTTTATCCAATAGTTAGCCCCTTTATGTTGATCAACATTGATACCCAGATGCCTAGGTCTTTGCAGGTTTTCTTACATTTGAAAAGATTCTGCCAGAAAGAATTCTCTGGCCGATGA
- the LOC141547368 gene encoding vomeronasal type-1 receptor 1-like: protein MISPKENIYILYLALLFFGVLGNVFLLFLHIMKFITGHRKPPISLIIINLALAHALMIVFRGIPIIINVWGWKSLLDNMIGKILIYSIRVTRAISLCSTSFLSVFQAITISPNSPMWTEIKTRSPKYVAPCSLLCWIFNILKDVIVAVNLSDLRNSSTERWRIGYSSVISQSTNTIKILIWNSVMDALFMGLMICSSGYMLSILYRHKELLQHIHSTSLSSRVSHETRATKAILMLVGSFICFNSTSSPFVIYMASEKASRHWGPRFTIILSLFYPVVSPFLLISFDTQMRRSLNVFLALKRFC from the coding sequence ATGATTTCtcctaaagaaaatatatatattctctatttGGCTTTGCTTTTCTTTGGAGTACTGGGGAAcgtatttctccttttcctacaCATCATGAAGTTCATCACTGGTCATAGAAAACCGCCCATTAGCCTGATAATCATTAACTTGGCCTTAGCTCATGCCCTAATGATAGTTTTCAGAGGAATTCCCATAATAATTAACGTGTGGGGGTGGAAATCATTACTGGATAACATGATTGGCAAAATCTTAATTTACTCAATAAGAGTGACTCGGGCCATTTCCCTTTGCAGCACCAGCTTCCTGAGTGTCTTCCAGGCCATCACTATCAGTCCCAACAGTCCCATGTGGACAGAGATAAAAACGAGGTCCCCCAAATATGTTGCTCCCTGCTCTTTGCTCTGTTGGATTTTCAATATCCTGAAAGATGTAATTGTGGCTGTTAATTTAAGTGATCTGAGGAACAGCAGTACAGAAAGATGGAGGATTGGGTATAGTTCTGTCATCTCACAGTCCACAAATACTATAAAAATTCTAATTTGGAATTCAGTCATGGATGCTCTGTTTATGGGTCTTATGATCTGCTCAAGTGGCTATATGCTTTCAATTCTCTACAGACACAAAGAGCTACTCCAGCACATTCACAGCACCAGCCTCTCGTCCAGAGTCTCCCATGAAACCAGAGCCACCAAAGCCATCCTTATGCTGGTGGGCAGCTTCATCTGCTTTAACTCAACCAGTTCCCCTTTTGTCATTTATATGGCTTCTGAGAAAGCAAGTAGGCATTGGGGGCCACGTTTCACAATTATTCTCTCCCTGTTCTATCCAGTCGTCAGCCCCTTTCTGCTGATCAGCTTTGACACTCAGATGCGCAGGTCTTTGAATGTTTTCTTAGCTTTGAAAAGATTCTGCTAG